One genomic window of Pempheris klunzingeri isolate RE-2024b chromosome 12, fPemKlu1.hap1, whole genome shotgun sequence includes the following:
- the LOC139210518 gene encoding leucine zipper putative tumor suppressor 2 homolog, which yields MALVQALPVTVTDHPNSGLDVQQCRPLSSHSPSGPCPGPCGPCSPGTAMGSVSSLISGRTYQERHCRASEFTTKPRRSTPSTSCFRLQDNTLRSGSSLEQLLVISNQTYPQAQILPPPLPTKKQPRPGNSAGAGAGTGVGTVAGGTNGNLGYASEEVVVGDWNDNLVLAAASPCSDSEDQRDNRTLNGNIGGPPPKLIPVSGQLEKNMEKVLIRPTAFKPVIPKNRHSVQYLSPRPGGSSLSESQASLNLLLPLGGSNNANGTNGIGGSSSSSSEGKRNSFSGGRNARSSQSCSMSDSGRNSLSSLPTHSSTGYSLAPSEGSSSGSGSGGQLEPVAGLGRNTSGGTGSHGHTNSDSGRSSSSKSTGSGSISGRGQPLSDSGSCGHSPPPVEGYEAVVRELEEKLRERDLELQQLRENLDENEAAICQVYEEKQRRCEREMEELRQSCAAKMKQASQKGQRAQQMLQLQVFQLQQEKKKLQEDFSSLLQDRETLERRCATIQREQTQLGPRLEETKWEVCQKSGEISLLKQQLKEIQSELSQKAGDIVVLKAQLREARSELQASQVRTQEAQTAQRTRSLELEVCENELQRRKSEAELLREKVARLEEESARLRDTLSSHTGLSLPGNVTMKGQCMNLSLQQGRGLTGRGGPSPCVYRDGEETHLVWGGESDEAKAQRQNAETVLGLRQQVERLKAELMYERRTGEEQLSRFEDERRVWHEEKEKVIHYQKQLQQNYIQMYRRNRDLERVMRELSLELENRDMEDYEVHSGSNDIHFEEITATEI from the exons ATGGCTCTGGTTCAGGCACTACCTGTGACCGTGACTGACCACCCGAATTCAGGTCTTGACGTCCAGCAGTGCCGGCCGCTATCATCTCACTCCCCCTCAGGCCCCTGCCCTGGACCCTGTGGGCCCTGCAGTCCCGGGACAGCCATGGGTTCTGTCAGCAGTCTCATATCAGGCCGGACATACCAAGAGAGACACTGCCGTGCCAGCGAATTCACCACCAAGCCACGCCGCTCCACGCCGTCTACCAGCTGCTTCCGGCTCCAAGATAACACCCTCCGCAGCGGGAGCTCTTTGGAGCAGCTGCTGGTTATCAGCAACCAAACGTATCCCCAGGCCCAGATTCTGCCCCCACCGCTGCCCACCAAGAAGCAGCCCCGACCTGGTAACTCTGCTGGGGCAGGCGCTGGAACGGGTGTTGGAACAGTAGCTGGTGGCACTAATGGGAACTTGGGGTATGCAAGCGAAGAGGTGGTTGTTGGAGACTGGAACGACAACTTGGTGCTGGCAGCTGCAAGCCCCTGCAGTGACTCGGAGGACCAAAGGGACAACAGGACTCTGAACGGCAACATTGGAGGGCCTCCTCCCAAACTCATCCCAGTGTCCGGACAGTTAGAGAAG AACATGGAGAAAGTGCTGATCCGCCCCACAGCGTTCAAACCTGTCATTCCCAAGAATCGTCACTCCGTGCAGTACTTGTCACCACGGCCAGGGGGCAGCAGTCTGTCAGAGAGCCAGGCCAGCCTCAACCTCCTGCTGCCCCTCGGAGGATCCAACAACGCCAACGGCACAAACGGCATCGGAGGGAGCAGCAGTTCCAGCTCTGAAGGGAAGCGCAATTCCTTCAGCGGAGGCCGCAATGCTCGGAGCAGCCAGTCCTGCTCCATGTCAGATTCAGGGAGGAACTCCCTCTCCAGCCTCCCTACTCACAGCAGCACAGGCTACAGTCTGGCCCCCAGTGAGGGCTCCAGCTCTGGGTCTGGCTCTGGGGGCCAGCTGGAGCCCGTGGCAGGCCTGGGCCGAAACACTTCAGGCGGGACTGGGAGCCATGGCCACACTAACTCAGACAGTGGGCGTTCCTCGTCCAGTAAGAGCACGGGCTCGGGGTCAATAAGTGGGCGCGGGCAGCCCCTGTCGGACAGTGGGTCCTGTGGCCACTCGCCGCCACCTGTGGAGGGCTACGAGGCGGTGGtgagggagctggaggagaagctgcGGGAACGAGACCtggagctccagcagctccGGGAAAATCTGGATGAGAATGAAGCTGCCATCTGCCAG GTGTATGAGGAGAAGCAGCGTCGCtgtgaaagagagatggaggagctgagacaGAGCTGTGCAGCAAAGATGAAGCAGGCGTCTCAGAAGGGCCAGAGGGCACAGCAGATGCTACAGTTACAG GTATTTCAACTacagcaagagaaaaagaagctgcaggaggacttctcttctctgctgcaggaCAGAGAGACGCTGGAAAGGAGGTGTGCCACCATCCAGAGGGAGCAGACCCAGCTGGGGCCACGTCTGGAAGAGACAAAGTGGGAG GTGTGTCAGAAGTCAGGAGAGATCTCcctcctgaagcagcagctgaaggagaTCCAGTCGGAGCTCAGCCAGAAGGCTGGAGACATTGTGGTGCTGAAGGCTCAGCTTAGAGAAGCCCGTTCTGAACTGCAGGCTAGCCAGGTTCGAACCCAGGAGGCTCAGACGGCCCAGCGGACACGATCTCTGGAGCTCGAAGTCTGCGAGAACGAACTCCAGAGACGCAAGAGCGAGGCCGAGCTGCTCCGAGAGAAAGTGGCACGTTTGGAAGAGGAGTCAGCCCGCCTCCGTGACACTCTGTCCAGTCACACTGGACTGTCTCTACCCGGAAACGTAACCATGAAGGGGCAATGCATGAACCTCTCCCTCCAGCAGGGTAGAGGTCTTACAGGAAGGGGCGGTCCCAGTCCCTGTGTGTACCGCGATGGAGAGGAGACTCACCTGGTCTGGGGAGGGGAGAGTGATGAAGCCAAGGCACAGAGGCAGAATGCAGAAACAGTGTTGGGACTCAGACAACAG gTGGAGAGGCTGAAGGCTGAACTCATGTACGAGAGGAGAACTGGTGAGGAGCAACTTTCACGGTTTGAGGATGAGAGAAGGGTGTGGCatgaggagaaggaaaag GTAATCCACtaccagaaacagctgcagcagaactaCATCCAGATGTACCGTCGAAACCGGGATCTTGAGCGAGTGATGAGGGAGTTGAGTCTGGAGCTGGAGAACAGGGACATGGAGGACTATGAGGTCCACAGTGGCAGCAATGACATCCACTTTGAGGAAATCACCGCCACTGagatctaa